A single region of the Chitinophaga niabensis genome encodes:
- a CDS encoding NAD(P)H-dependent flavin oxidoreductase, with the protein MAFSNNITRLFNIQYPIIQAGMIWASGWRLASAVSNAGGLGLIGSGSMYPDVLREHIQKCKQATQQPFGVNVPLLYPDIDKHIQIIIEEGVKIVFTSAGNPKTWTSTLKEHGIQVVHVVSSSKFALKSQEAGVDAVVAEGFEAGGHNGREETTSLVLIPAVADAVNIPVIAAGGISSGRAMAAAFALGASGVQVGSRFVATPEASSHRHFKEAIVKSGEGDTLLSLKKLAPVRLLKNAFFEAVRKAEMEGASAEELTILLGRGRAKKGMFEGLLEEGELEIGQVAALIKEIKPAADVLHEIWEEFNLVRKRMGE; encoded by the coding sequence ATGGCATTCAGTAATAACATTACCAGGCTCTTTAATATCCAATACCCTATCATCCAGGCCGGCATGATATGGGCCAGCGGCTGGCGTTTAGCCAGTGCCGTTTCCAATGCCGGGGGGCTTGGCCTCATCGGTTCAGGAAGTATGTACCCGGATGTACTGAGAGAACACATCCAAAAATGCAAACAGGCTACCCAACAACCTTTCGGCGTAAACGTACCCCTCCTTTACCCGGACATCGATAAACATATTCAGATCATTATAGAAGAGGGCGTGAAGATTGTTTTCACTTCCGCAGGCAATCCTAAAACCTGGACCTCCACACTCAAAGAACACGGCATCCAGGTAGTGCATGTAGTATCCAGTTCCAAATTTGCACTGAAGAGCCAGGAAGCTGGCGTGGATGCAGTTGTAGCAGAAGGCTTTGAAGCCGGAGGGCATAATGGCCGTGAAGAAACTACTTCCCTTGTGCTGATCCCGGCTGTAGCAGATGCTGTAAACATTCCTGTGATCGCAGCAGGCGGCATCAGCTCAGGAAGAGCCATGGCCGCAGCTTTTGCATTAGGAGCCTCTGGTGTACAGGTAGGCAGCAGATTTGTTGCCACGCCGGAAGCCTCTTCCCATCGTCATTTCAAGGAAGCCATCGTAAAATCCGGCGAAGGCGATACTCTCTTATCATTGAAAAAATTAGCCCCCGTGCGCCTCCTGAAGAATGCCTTCTTTGAAGCCGTCCGCAAAGCTGAAATGGAAGGCGCTTCCGCAGAAGAGCTCACCATATTGCTGGGCCGCGGCAGAGCAAAGAAAGGAATGTTTGAAGGTTTGCTGGAAGAAGGAGAACTGGAAATAGGCCAGGTAGCTGCCCTGATAAAGGAGATCAAACCTGCCGCAGACGTACTCCATGAAATATGGGAGGAATTTAATTTAGTGCGGAAGCGCATGGGCGAATAG
- a CDS encoding DUF3127 domain-containing protein, with protein sequence MSFEITGKLVVKYNTVQRSESFKTREFVIEKSDDINGRVITNYIKFQSVQDRTSIIDRHNEGEMVKVYFNIKGTRWEKDGKVNYITNLDAWRMESMMQAQPGADHQPNYNTSQEAPSGAGGADSGDDLPF encoded by the coding sequence ATGAGTTTTGAAATAACCGGAAAGCTGGTTGTGAAGTACAATACCGTACAGCGCAGTGAATCATTCAAGACAAGGGAGTTCGTGATTGAGAAATCTGATGACATTAATGGGAGGGTGATCACCAATTATATCAAGTTTCAGTCTGTGCAGGATCGTACCAGCATCATAGACCGTCACAATGAAGGTGAAATGGTTAAAGTTTATTTTAATATAAAGGGCACGCGCTGGGAGAAAGACGGTAAAGTGAATTATATCACTAACCTGGATGCATGGCGCATGGAAAGTATGATGCAGGCGCAACCGGGTGCCGACCATCAGCCTAACTACAACACCAGCCAGGAAGCTCCTTCCGGTGCAGGTGGTGCTGACAGTGGAGATGATCTGCCGTTCTAA
- a CDS encoding alkaline phosphatase, whose amino-acid sequence MHRYIYTLICLLGLCSPALAQYTTSNAHSHNDYEQAKPFSNAFARNFGSIEADVYERNGQLYVAHNQKDIDSSRTLQALYLQPLQNMIRANKGIFATPPRQLQLLIDFKTAGEPTMRTLIQILSTFPEITAHPQVKIVISGSRPDPTLWEQYPPYILFDGIPTATYTPAQLRRVWMISDNFRNYTQWNGKGAIVKEEKQPIQEVIKKVHALGKKFRFWATPDNINTWKTMINLGVDYLNTDKVDSLADYLEKRTSAQYQGREAYQLYTPTYRNNDKRSPVKNVILLIGDGMGLAQIYAGYTGNFGQLNLLQLLNIGFSKTTSEDSYITDSAAGATAMASGKKTNNRHVGVDATGTSLPAIPDLIAPLGMKSAIISSGDITDATPGAFFGHNKERYQMDSIALGMLKSPVSILIGAGAQHFTGISEQLKNKGYSYHTDLSALETITSQQFIVLNDSAKRSIYQGRGNFLSRALRKSMHTLSTNKNGFFIMEEGAQIDLGGHNNSVPYLTSEMLDFDKAIGEALQFADTNGETLVIVTADHETGGLSLLDGNIERGYVDGAFSTGDHSGIMVPVFAYGPHSMDFRGVYENTAIFDKIMRVIKLYHPAKKP is encoded by the coding sequence ATGCATCGTTATATCTATACACTCATTTGCCTCCTGGGCCTATGCTCTCCCGCCCTGGCACAATACACTACCTCCAATGCTCACTCCCATAACGACTATGAGCAGGCTAAACCGTTTAGCAACGCATTTGCACGGAACTTCGGTTCTATAGAAGCAGACGTTTACGAACGGAACGGCCAGTTGTATGTGGCACATAACCAGAAAGACATAGACAGCAGCCGCACCCTGCAGGCATTATACCTGCAACCGCTGCAAAATATGATCCGTGCAAACAAAGGGATTTTTGCCACTCCTCCCCGCCAGCTTCAACTGCTCATAGATTTCAAAACAGCGGGAGAACCTACCATGCGCACATTGATCCAGATACTAAGCACATTCCCGGAGATCACCGCCCACCCGCAGGTAAAAATAGTTATCAGCGGAAGCCGCCCCGATCCAACCTTATGGGAACAATATCCTCCCTATATCCTATTCGACGGAATACCTACCGCCACTTACACTCCCGCACAACTCCGCAGAGTATGGATGATCAGCGATAACTTCAGGAACTACACACAGTGGAACGGCAAAGGTGCTATCGTAAAAGAAGAAAAACAGCCGATCCAGGAAGTGATCAAAAAGGTACATGCCCTGGGAAAGAAGTTCCGCTTCTGGGCTACACCGGATAATATCAATACCTGGAAGACCATGATCAACCTGGGTGTGGATTACCTGAATACGGACAAGGTGGATTCCCTTGCAGATTACCTGGAGAAACGTACCAGCGCACAATACCAGGGCAGGGAAGCTTATCAGCTGTATACACCAACTTACCGCAACAATGATAAAAGATCCCCGGTAAAGAATGTGATACTGCTGATAGGAGATGGTATGGGACTTGCACAGATCTACGCAGGATATACCGGCAACTTCGGACAACTGAACTTATTGCAACTGCTTAATATCGGTTTCTCCAAAACCACTTCAGAAGACAGCTATATCACGGATTCCGCAGCAGGTGCTACCGCCATGGCTTCCGGAAAAAAAACCAATAACCGGCATGTGGGAGTAGATGCTACCGGTACCAGCTTACCGGCTATCCCGGACCTCATTGCACCATTAGGTATGAAAAGCGCCATCATCAGCTCGGGCGATATCACAGATGCCACACCTGGGGCATTCTTTGGCCACAACAAAGAACGCTATCAGATGGATAGCATCGCATTAGGCATGCTGAAAAGCCCCGTTAGCATTCTGATCGGCGCAGGCGCACAACATTTTACCGGTATCAGCGAACAATTAAAAAACAAGGGTTACAGTTACCATACTGATCTCAGCGCCCTGGAAACCATTACCAGTCAGCAATTTATTGTGCTAAACGATAGTGCTAAACGGAGCATTTATCAGGGCCGTGGTAATTTCCTCAGTCGCGCTTTGCGAAAATCCATGCACACATTATCTACAAACAAAAATGGTTTCTTCATCATGGAAGAAGGCGCCCAGATAGACCTTGGTGGGCACAACAATTCCGTTCCTTACCTCACCAGCGAAATGCTGGACTTCGATAAAGCAATCGGTGAAGCCCTTCAGTTTGCTGACACCAATGGCGAAACACTCGTGATCGTTACAGCAGATCATGAAACGGGTGGCCTCAGTTTACTGGATGGTAATATTGAAAGAGGGTATGTGGATGGTGCATTCAGCACAGGAGATCACAGCGGCATCATGGTCCCCGTATTTGCTTATGGCCCGCATTCAATGGATTTCAGAGGAGTATATGAGAATACAGCCATCTTTGATAAGATCATGCGGGTGATCAAATTATACCACCCTGCTAAAAAACCCTGA
- a CDS encoding ABC transporter permease, giving the protein MNKIWIIIKREYLTRVRKKSFVITTLLVPFLFLGMILLPVIMMQADDNERIAVVDDSKFFNGKIADDGGVHYKFVDAKIDTLKNNYADYGYTGVLHIPAMDINRPGNINYYSKGQMNVMMKGSMERKLKNVIEDIRMEKAGIDKTKLEDIRANVDIVNLTGKDEKKGSAGLALAVGYGSGFLIYMILLIFGMGVMRGVMEEKTTRVAEVMISSVKPFQLMMGKIVGIAGVGLTQFLIWIALIIGLYLLVPFFVSPETLQAASQGGAMGGQSNAATVEMIEKMNFVRDNVNWFMVIFCFLFYFLGGYLFYAALFAAVGSLVNEDPNDAQSLIFPVTLPVIISIFMMFAAVRKPNGLIATWGSIIPFTSPVVMMARVPYGVPGTVPYWQLLLSMLLLVGGIIGTTWLAAKIYRTGILLYGKKVTLKEVGKWLVRK; this is encoded by the coding sequence ATGAACAAAATCTGGATCATAATAAAAAGAGAATATCTCACAAGGGTGCGTAAAAAATCCTTTGTGATCACTACCCTCCTGGTACCTTTCCTGTTCCTGGGCATGATCCTTCTTCCTGTTATCATGATGCAGGCAGATGATAATGAACGGATAGCTGTGGTAGATGACAGCAAATTCTTTAATGGAAAAATAGCAGATGACGGTGGTGTACATTATAAGTTTGTAGACGCTAAGATCGATACGCTCAAAAATAATTATGCGGATTACGGTTATACCGGTGTGCTGCATATCCCTGCTATGGACATCAATCGCCCGGGTAATATTAATTATTACAGCAAGGGGCAGATGAATGTGATGATGAAGGGCAGTATGGAGCGTAAGCTGAAGAATGTGATAGAGGACATTCGCATGGAGAAGGCCGGCATTGATAAAACAAAACTGGAGGATATCCGTGCCAACGTGGATATTGTGAACCTCACGGGCAAAGATGAAAAGAAAGGCAGTGCAGGGCTGGCTTTAGCTGTAGGCTACGGCTCGGGTTTCCTGATCTATATGATCCTGCTGATCTTTGGTATGGGTGTGATGCGTGGTGTGATGGAAGAGAAAACAACCCGTGTGGCAGAGGTAATGATCTCCAGTGTAAAACCTTTTCAGCTGATGATGGGTAAAATAGTGGGGATTGCCGGTGTAGGCCTTACCCAGTTCCTGATCTGGATAGCGCTGATCATAGGTCTTTACCTGCTGGTACCTTTCTTCGTTAGCCCTGAAACCTTGCAGGCTGCTTCCCAGGGAGGGGCTATGGGAGGGCAATCCAATGCTGCTACGGTAGAAATGATAGAGAAGATGAATTTTGTAAGGGATAATGTGAACTGGTTTATGGTGATCTTCTGTTTCCTTTTCTATTTCCTGGGAGGTTATCTTTTCTATGCTGCTTTATTTGCAGCAGTGGGCAGTCTTGTGAATGAAGATCCAAATGATGCACAATCGCTCATTTTCCCTGTTACTTTACCGGTGATCATTTCCATCTTTATGATGTTTGCGGCGGTGCGTAAACCCAATGGGCTGATCGCTACATGGGGAAGTATTATACCGTTCACTTCTCCTGTAGTAATGATGGCGCGGGTGCCTTATGGTGTGCCGGGAACAGTACCTTACTGGCAGTTGCTGTTATCCATGCTGTTGCTGGTGGGAGGGATTATCGGTACTACCTGGCTGGCGGCCAAGATCTACCGTACAGGTATCCTGTTGTATGGTAAAAAGGTAACGCTGAAAGAAGTAGGAAAATGGTTGGTACGAAAATGA
- a CDS encoding NAD(P)/FAD-dependent oxidoreductase — MVQQLSLKLLPQDAGNTRTVAKQAANVLGLKPGAITGYNLLKRSIDARSKQVYYVLTLEVYINEPFHQRTSPVFNYDPLSPDAKRVIVIGAGPAGLFAALRLIELGLKPVVLERGKDVRARRRDLAALNKTGIVNPESNYCFGEGGAGTYSDGKLYTRSNKRGNINRILHVFQQFGAQEDILTDAHPHIGTNKLPHIITAMREQIMASGGEVHFEQKVTGLQVRDGAITGVKTSDGEIWNAGHVILATGHSARDIFEILYEQKILIEAKPFALGVRVEHPQTLIDSAQYHCPLRGDFLPPASYSLVEQVAGRGVFSFCMCPGGIIAPAATSPGELVVNGWSPSKRNNPYANSGMVVTVDESDFAPFAANGPLAAMYYQQSVEQAAYKAGGGKFVAPAQRMTDFVKGIVSTTLPENSYIPGVKSVDLREVLPAAVHTRLGEAFKAFGKKIRGYYTEDAILVATESRTSSPVRIPRDATSLMHPQITGLYPCGEGAGYAGGIVSAAMDGERVAEAIALQA; from the coding sequence ATGGTACAACAACTTTCGCTGAAGCTCCTCCCGCAGGATGCAGGTAATACACGCACGGTAGCTAAACAAGCTGCTAATGTCCTTGGCCTCAAACCTGGCGCCATTACAGGCTATAATCTTCTCAAACGTTCTATAGACGCACGCTCCAAACAAGTATATTATGTACTTACACTGGAGGTATATATAAATGAACCCTTCCATCAGCGAACTTCTCCTGTATTCAATTATGATCCTCTTTCGCCCGATGCCAAACGTGTGATCGTGATCGGAGCAGGGCCGGCAGGCTTATTCGCTGCATTACGATTAATAGAGCTGGGGCTGAAACCTGTTGTACTGGAAAGAGGCAAAGATGTGCGGGCCCGCAGAAGGGACCTCGCTGCTTTGAATAAAACCGGCATCGTAAACCCTGAATCCAACTATTGTTTTGGAGAAGGGGGGGCTGGTACTTACTCCGATGGTAAGTTATATACCCGTTCCAACAAAAGGGGCAACATCAACAGGATCCTCCACGTCTTTCAACAGTTCGGCGCACAGGAGGATATCCTTACAGATGCACATCCTCACATCGGCACCAATAAACTCCCGCATATTATTACTGCCATGCGGGAACAGATCATGGCCAGTGGCGGAGAAGTACATTTTGAACAAAAGGTAACAGGCCTGCAGGTCCGGGATGGTGCCATTACAGGTGTGAAAACATCCGATGGGGAAATATGGAATGCCGGGCATGTGATACTGGCTACAGGCCATTCTGCCCGTGATATATTTGAGATACTATATGAGCAGAAAATTTTAATAGAGGCGAAACCCTTTGCCCTGGGCGTTCGTGTGGAACATCCCCAAACACTTATTGATAGTGCGCAGTATCATTGTCCCCTTCGCGGCGATTTTCTGCCACCTGCCAGTTACAGTCTTGTTGAACAGGTAGCAGGCCGCGGCGTATTTTCTTTCTGCATGTGCCCTGGTGGCATAATTGCCCCTGCTGCCACATCTCCGGGAGAATTGGTAGTGAACGGATGGTCACCTTCCAAGCGTAATAACCCTTATGCCAACTCAGGCATGGTGGTAACGGTGGATGAATCCGACTTTGCACCCTTTGCCGCAAATGGCCCCCTCGCTGCCATGTATTACCAGCAGTCTGTAGAACAGGCTGCCTATAAAGCTGGCGGCGGAAAGTTTGTAGCCCCCGCTCAACGCATGACGGATTTTGTAAAAGGTATAGTTTCCACCACCCTGCCGGAAAACTCTTATATTCCGGGCGTGAAGAGCGTGGACCTCAGAGAAGTATTACCGGCAGCAGTACATACCAGGTTGGGCGAAGCTTTCAAAGCCTTCGGCAAAAAGATCAGAGGGTATTATACGGAAGATGCCATACTGGTAGCTACTGAATCCCGTACTTCTTCTCCTGTGCGTATTCCAAGGGATGCCACATCATTGATGCATCCGCAGATAACAGGATTATACCCCTGCGGCGAAGGAGCCGGTTATGCGGGTGGAATTGTTTCTGCGGCTATGGACGGAGAAAGAGTGGCGGAGGCCATCGCCCTCCAGGCTTAA
- a CDS encoding serine hydroxymethyltransferase — MQRDQQIFDIIGQELERQRHGIELIASENFTSLQVMQAMGNVMTNKYAEGYPGRRYYGGCEVVDLSEQLAIDRAKQIFGVEYVNVQPHSGAQANAAVLLAILQAGDKILGLDLSMGGHLTHGSAVNFSGKLYQPFFYGVNKETGLVEYDKMEEVALQEKPKVIICGASAYSRDWDYARIRAIADKVGAFVMADIAHPAGMIAKGLLNSPFAHCHFVTTTTHKTLRGPRGGMIMMGKDFENPFGLKTPKGEVRLMSNLLDMAVFPGIQGGPLEHVIAAKAVSFFEILSNDYDVYARQMVRNAQALSRAYLEKGYQIVSGGTDNHLLLIDLRNKNISGKKAEQVLVQADLTVNKNMVPFDDKSPFVTSGIRVGVPAVTTRGLKEEHMPLIVDWMDKLLMDADNEGTIKKVRGEVNEFMKQFPLYPEMG; from the coding sequence ATGCAAAGAGACCAGCAGATATTTGATATCATTGGCCAGGAACTGGAAAGGCAGCGCCATGGCATTGAACTGATAGCTTCGGAGAACTTTACCAGCTTGCAGGTTATGCAGGCCATGGGTAATGTTATGACCAATAAATACGCGGAAGGTTACCCCGGGCGCCGTTATTACGGTGGCTGCGAGGTAGTGGACCTGAGCGAACAACTGGCCATTGACCGTGCTAAGCAGATCTTTGGCGTTGAATATGTGAATGTTCAACCGCACTCCGGTGCACAGGCCAATGCAGCAGTATTGCTGGCTATCCTCCAGGCGGGCGACAAGATCCTGGGGCTTGATCTGAGCATGGGCGGGCACCTTACCCACGGTTCTGCCGTAAACTTCTCCGGGAAATTGTATCAACCCTTCTTTTATGGTGTGAACAAAGAAACCGGCCTGGTAGAATACGATAAAATGGAAGAGGTGGCTTTACAGGAAAAGCCAAAGGTGATCATTTGCGGTGCTTCCGCATACAGCCGCGATTGGGATTATGCCCGTATCCGTGCTATCGCTGATAAAGTAGGCGCTTTTGTAATGGCAGATATCGCGCATCCTGCCGGTATGATCGCCAAAGGATTGTTGAACTCTCCGTTTGCACATTGCCATTTTGTAACCACTACTACGCATAAGACCCTCCGTGGTCCCCGTGGTGGTATGATCATGATGGGTAAGGATTTTGAAAATCCATTCGGCCTGAAAACACCAAAAGGTGAAGTGCGCCTGATGAGCAACCTGCTGGATATGGCTGTTTTCCCTGGTATCCAGGGTGGTCCGCTGGAGCATGTGATTGCAGCAAAGGCCGTTTCCTTCTTCGAGATCCTGTCTAACGACTATGATGTATATGCCCGCCAGATGGTACGTAATGCACAGGCTTTATCCCGTGCATACCTCGAGAAAGGTTACCAGATCGTTTCCGGTGGTACAGATAACCACTTATTACTGATAGATCTGCGCAACAAGAACATCTCCGGAAAAAAAGCAGAGCAGGTGCTGGTGCAGGCTGATCTTACCGTGAACAAGAACATGGTGCCTTTCGATGATAAATCACCTTTCGTTACTTCTGGTATCCGTGTTGGCGTACCTGCTGTTACTACCCGTGGTTTGAAAGAAGAGCATATGCCATTGATCGTTGATTGGATGGATAAGCTGCTGATGGATGCAGATAACGAAGGTACTATCAAAAAGGTGCGTGGTGAAGTGAATGAGTTTATGAAACAATTCCCGCTGTATCCTGAAATGGGTTAA
- a CDS encoding sugar phosphate nucleotidyltransferase, whose translation MKAIIPVAGAGTKLRPHTYTQPKALIPLAGRTILSIIVDQLVEAGIREFVFVVGYLGEKIQHYVEKKYPDLTMHFVQQNSREGTGHAILLTREVVKNDEVLIVLGDTIVECDFKEVINAPHSLLGVKKVDDPRNFGVAELHESGTISRVIEKPQIPKSNLALVGMYKIRETEQMYQCLEDNVQKQLRSHDEFQLTDALECMIQHGVQFNAFKVNNWFDCGRKETLLETNAILLKKYKLATNPVLPYENTIIIPPVSIGEGCNIKNSIIGPNVAIGDNTVVSYSIVKDSIIGSFSNLYEVVLKSSLIGSDANIRGLSQSLNIGDNTEIDLG comes from the coding sequence ATGAAGGCAATCATTCCAGTAGCAGGTGCAGGCACCAAGCTGCGACCACATACATATACTCAGCCCAAGGCATTGATCCCTTTGGCCGGCAGAACCATCCTGAGCATTATCGTAGATCAGCTGGTAGAAGCAGGTATTCGTGAATTTGTGTTTGTAGTAGGCTATCTCGGGGAAAAGATCCAGCATTATGTAGAGAAGAAATACCCGGACCTCACCATGCATTTTGTGCAGCAGAATTCCCGTGAAGGTACCGGCCACGCTATTCTCCTCACCCGTGAAGTAGTAAAGAACGACGAGGTACTGATCGTACTGGGAGATACTATCGTGGAATGTGATTTTAAGGAAGTGATCAATGCCCCTCATTCCCTGCTGGGCGTAAAAAAGGTAGACGATCCCCGTAATTTTGGTGTGGCAGAACTCCATGAGTCCGGCACCATCAGCAGGGTGATAGAGAAACCCCAGATCCCCAAATCCAACCTGGCCCTGGTAGGTATGTACAAGATCCGTGAAACAGAACAGATGTACCAGTGCCTGGAAGACAATGTGCAAAAACAACTGCGCTCTCACGATGAATTTCAACTCACCGATGCCCTGGAATGTATGATCCAGCACGGTGTACAGTTCAATGCATTCAAAGTGAACAACTGGTTCGATTGCGGGCGTAAAGAAACCCTGCTGGAAACCAATGCTATCCTTCTCAAGAAATACAAACTGGCCACCAACCCGGTATTACCTTACGAGAATACCATCATCATTCCTCCCGTAAGCATCGGCGAAGGCTGTAATATCAAGAACAGCATCATCGGACCGAATGTGGCCATTGGAGATAACACGGTAGTGAGCTACTCCATCGTGAAAGATTCTATCATCGGCTCTTTCAGTAACTTATATGAAGTGGTACTGAAATCTTCCCTGATAGGCAGTGATGCCAATATCCGCGGGCTGAGCCAAAGCCTTAATATCGGGGACAATACGGAGATCGATCTGGGTTAA
- a CDS encoding ABC transporter ATP-binding protein: protein MNLLELEHLKKYYATHKAVDDISFSIPKGSIFGLLGPNGAGKTTLLRMITGIFYPDAGNIIFDGKPFDPNKDVMHIGYMPEERGLYKKMKVGEQVLYLAQLKGLSKKEATEKIGYWFEKFQISTWYNKKVEELSKGMQQKVQFISTIMHHPKLLILDEPFSGLDPINSKLIQDEIFEMAKNGTTIIFSTHRMEQVEEICNHIVLVNKGHKILDGTVKQIKQDFKQHLFHVGLEQQPNPAQMATHHFTIIKQHDKAYTVKLNEYSKTNDILAHFIHHDIQVNSFEEILPSINEVFISQVKHTEAN, encoded by the coding sequence ATGAACTTATTGGAACTTGAGCATCTAAAGAAGTACTACGCCACCCACAAAGCCGTAGACGATATCAGCTTCTCTATACCCAAAGGCAGCATCTTTGGATTGTTAGGCCCAAACGGAGCTGGCAAAACCACACTGTTACGCATGATCACCGGGATCTTTTATCCGGATGCAGGAAACATCATTTTTGATGGCAAACCCTTTGACCCGAATAAGGATGTGATGCATATAGGATACATGCCGGAAGAAAGAGGCCTGTATAAAAAGATGAAAGTAGGAGAGCAGGTGTTATACCTTGCGCAGCTAAAAGGACTGAGCAAAAAGGAGGCAACAGAAAAGATCGGGTACTGGTTTGAGAAATTCCAGATCTCCACCTGGTATAATAAAAAGGTAGAAGAGCTCAGTAAAGGGATGCAGCAAAAGGTACAGTTCATCTCTACCATTATGCATCATCCCAAACTCCTCATCCTGGACGAACCTTTCTCTGGTCTTGATCCCATCAACTCCAAACTCATCCAGGACGAAATATTCGAGATGGCAAAGAATGGTACCACCATCATATTTTCCACACACCGGATGGAACAGGTGGAAGAGATCTGCAACCATATTGTATTGGTGAACAAAGGCCATAAAATACTGGATGGCACTGTAAAGCAGATCAAACAGGACTTCAAGCAACACCTTTTCCATGTTGGATTAGAGCAGCAACCCAATCCCGCCCAGATGGCTACCCACCACTTCACGATCATTAAGCAGCATGATAAGGCCTATACCGTAAAACTGAATGAATACAGCAAAACGAATGATATCCTGGCCCATTTCATTCATCACGACATCCAGGTGAATTCATTTGAAGAGATCCTGCCCAGCATCAATGAAGTATTTATCTCCCAAGTAAAGCACACAGAAGCGAATTAA
- the dnaA gene encoding chromosomal replication initiator protein DnaA: MNKTCEQVWEKCLNIIRDIVEWQPFKTWFEPIKAVQLENNVLTIQVPSQFFYEYLEEHYVGLLGKTIKRELGKEARLEYRIVVENGTPHQHPKTVNMPTQFTKHQKDSEVDFPLTIQNPVKNPFVIPGIKRVQIDSQLNHNYTFESFIEGDCNRVARRAGKTVSDKPGGTSFNPLVIYGGVGLGKTHLAQAIGNEVKRQSPNKAVLYVSAEKFINQFIDHSKNNIINDFIHFYQLIDVLIVDDIQFFARAEKSQDAFFAIFNHIHQSGKQLILTSDKPPKDLDGLQERLLSRFRWGLSADMQIPDFETRMEILEMKMRNDGLEMPKEVVKYVAYNIQSNVRELEGALISLLAQSSLNRKDIDLELAKRVLKSFVKTSSKEITIESIQKMVCEYFDVPYDKLLQKTRKREIVQARQITMYLAKSFTKNSLKTIGEHFGGRDHTTVIHSCQTVKDLMDTDNSFRDSVIELQQKVQLAAM; encoded by the coding sequence ATGAACAAAACTTGCGAACAAGTTTGGGAGAAGTGTCTGAATATAATCAGGGATATCGTGGAATGGCAACCATTCAAAACATGGTTTGAACCAATCAAAGCCGTACAACTCGAGAACAACGTTTTAACCATACAGGTTCCCAGCCAGTTCTTTTATGAATACCTGGAAGAACACTACGTAGGTTTGCTGGGCAAAACCATCAAACGGGAACTTGGCAAGGAAGCAAGACTGGAGTATAGGATAGTAGTAGAAAACGGTACACCACACCAACATCCTAAAACGGTGAATATGCCTACGCAGTTTACCAAACATCAGAAAGACAGCGAAGTTGATTTCCCGTTGACGATACAAAATCCGGTGAAGAACCCATTTGTTATCCCGGGTATCAAACGTGTGCAGATAGACTCCCAGTTAAATCATAATTATACCTTTGAGTCCTTCATTGAAGGAGACTGCAACCGCGTGGCACGCAGGGCCGGCAAAACGGTATCTGATAAACCCGGCGGTACTTCCTTTAATCCACTTGTTATTTATGGCGGCGTTGGTTTGGGAAAAACCCACCTTGCCCAGGCCATCGGTAATGAAGTGAAAAGGCAAAGCCCCAACAAAGCTGTTCTGTATGTAAGTGCAGAAAAGTTCATCAACCAGTTCATTGATCATTCCAAGAATAATATCATTAACGACTTTATCCATTTCTATCAACTGATAGATGTATTGATCGTGGATGATATCCAGTTCTTTGCCCGCGCAGAGAAATCCCAGGATGCCTTTTTTGCTATCTTCAACCACATTCACCAAAGCGGTAAACAACTGATCCTTACCTCTGATAAACCACCCAAAGACCTGGATGGCTTACAGGAAAGATTGCTGAGCCGTTTCCGCTGGGGCCTGAGTGCAGATATGCAGATCCCCGACTTTGAAACAAGGATGGAGATCCTGGAGATGAAAATGCGGAACGATGGATTGGAAATGCCGAAAGAAGTAGTGAAGTATGTTGCCTATAATATACAAAGCAATGTACGGGAACTGGAAGGCGCGCTGATCTCCCTCCTGGCACAATCTTCCCTGAACAGGAAAGATATAGACCTGGAACTGGCCAAACGCGTACTGAAGTCTTTCGTGAAAACCTCTTCCAAAGAGATCACCATCGAAAGCATCCAGAAAATGGTCTGCGAGTACTTCGATGTTCCTTACGACAAGCTCCTGCAAAAGACCCGCAAACGCGAAATCGTACAGGCCCGTCAGATCACCATGTACCTGGCGAAAAGTTTTACCAAGAATTCATTAAAGACCATCGGCGAACATTTTGGCGGCCGCGATCACACCACAGTGATCCACTCCTGCCAAACCGTAAAAGACCTGATGGATACAGATAACAGCTTCCGCGATAGCGTGATCGAATTGCAACAAAAAGTGCAACTCGCCGCTATGTAA